In Sardina pilchardus chromosome 10, fSarPil1.1, whole genome shotgun sequence, one genomic interval encodes:
- the LOC134094551 gene encoding acidic leucine-rich nuclear phosphoprotein 32 family member A-like isoform X4 yields the protein MDMKKRIHLELRNRTPSDVKELVLDNCRSNEGKIEGLTDEFEELEFLSTINVGLTSVANLPKLSKLKKLELSDNRISGGLEVLSEKCSNLTHLNLSGNKIKDLSTIEPLRKLESLKSLDLFNCEVTNLNDYRENVFQLLPQLTYLDGYDKEDQEAPDSDTEGYVEGLDDEDDDDEDGAEEDYDEDAAPGDEDDDDEEDDEEGGGEDDDDLSGEEEEDDLNEGEDDEDDADEERGQKRKRDPEDEGDDDDDDDDDDED from the exons GTCAAGGAGCTGGTTCTTGATAACTGCCGATCAAATGAAGGGAAAATCGAAGGCCTCACAGATGAATTTGAAGAGCTGGAGTTTTTAAGCACCATAAATGTGGGCTTAACATCAGTTGCAAATTTGCCGAAATTGAGTAAACTCAAAAAG CTTGAATTGAGTGACAACCGCATCTCAGGAGGCCTGGAAGTTCTGTCAGAAAAATGTTCCAACCTCACACACCTCAACCTCAGTGGGAACAAAATCAAAGACCTCAGCACCATCGAACCTCtg AGGAAGCTGGAGAGCCTGAAGAGCTTAGACCTGTTCAACTGTGAGGTCACCAACCTGAATGACTACCGGGAGAACGTGTTCCAGCTCCTCCCACAGCTCACCTACCTGGACGGCTACGACAAGGAGGACCAGGAGGCGCCcgactcagacacagagggcTACGTGGAGGGACTGGACGACGAAGACGACGATGACGAAGATG gagcagaggaggactATGATGAAGATGCAGCTCCAggggatgaagatgatgatgacgaagaggatgatgaggagggtgggggggaggacGATGATGACTTAAGTGGAGAG gaggaggaggatgatctGAACGAAGGTGAAGATGATGAGGACGACGCCG ATGAGGAGCGGGGGCAGAAGAGGAAACGAGATCCTGAGGACgaaggtgatgatgatgacgacgacgacgacgacgacgaagaCTAA
- the LOC134094551 gene encoding acidic leucine-rich nuclear phosphoprotein 32 family member A-like isoform X3 — translation MDMKKRIHLELRNRTPSDVKELVLDNCRSNEGKIEGLTDEFEELEFLSTINVGLTSVANLPKLSKLKKLELSDNRISGGLEVLSEKCSNLTHLNLSGNKIKDLSTIEPLRKLESLKSLDLFNCEVTNLNDYRENVFQLLPQLTYLDGYDKEDQEAPDSDTEGYVEGLDDEDDDDEDGAEEDYDEDAAPGDEDDDDEEDDEEGGGEDDDDLSGEEEEEDDLNEGEDDEDDADEERGQKRKRDPEDEGDDDDDDDDDDED, via the exons GTCAAGGAGCTGGTTCTTGATAACTGCCGATCAAATGAAGGGAAAATCGAAGGCCTCACAGATGAATTTGAAGAGCTGGAGTTTTTAAGCACCATAAATGTGGGCTTAACATCAGTTGCAAATTTGCCGAAATTGAGTAAACTCAAAAAG CTTGAATTGAGTGACAACCGCATCTCAGGAGGCCTGGAAGTTCTGTCAGAAAAATGTTCCAACCTCACACACCTCAACCTCAGTGGGAACAAAATCAAAGACCTCAGCACCATCGAACCTCtg AGGAAGCTGGAGAGCCTGAAGAGCTTAGACCTGTTCAACTGTGAGGTCACCAACCTGAATGACTACCGGGAGAACGTGTTCCAGCTCCTCCCACAGCTCACCTACCTGGACGGCTACGACAAGGAGGACCAGGAGGCGCCcgactcagacacagagggcTACGTGGAGGGACTGGACGACGAAGACGACGATGACGAAGATG gagcagaggaggactATGATGAAGATGCAGCTCCAggggatgaagatgatgatgacgaagaggatgatgaggagggtgggggggaggacGATGATGACTTAAGTGGAGAG gaggaggaggaggatgatctGAACGAAGGTGAAGATGATGAGGACGACGCCG ATGAGGAGCGGGGGCAGAAGAGGAAACGAGATCCTGAGGACgaaggtgatgatgatgacgacgacgacgacgacgacgaagaCTAA